Part of the Triticum aestivum cultivar Chinese Spring chromosome 4D, IWGSC CS RefSeq v2.1, whole genome shotgun sequence genome is shown below.
AAGTTAATCGATCTAATGTGTGAAGACCAAAAGTACTCCCtgcgtctcataatataagacgtaTTTTAACActaatgtagtgtcaaaaaacgtatagtatcaaaaaacgtctggcattatgggacgaagggagtagaatTTTCTTTCCTTCTCAATGTTTAAGAGAGGAATACAATGATAGAGCTCCTTGTGTGGATAATAACCATATTACTTGCGTGTATGTGTTGTCCAACTTGTCATTGGCTACAACGAAGTGCACGTTGAAGAAGACAATATGATTGACAGTATGTATTAAAACCTTAAATATAATTGATGACATGGGAAACAATGGGAGGGAGTACAaatgatatttttattttttttcagaattGGAATTTGAATCACTGTTACAGTGTACGCATTACATTGTCACCATTACAACACTAGAAATTTAGAAAGTGGTCgcggcaaagaaaacaaaaatagaacACAAAAAAGCAAATCAAGCACACCAACAATGCACGATTGTGCAAGTACACCTGCATGTCTCTAGACACCAGTCGGAGCAATGGTGTCGTCGTCGCCGACGTTCTCCTTGGAGAGCTCCTCGAGCGACTTGCCCTTAGACTCTGGCACTAACAAGGAAAAGAGCAGGCCCAGGAAGTTTGTGCCTGCGAGCACAAAGAGTGCGTTGCGCATGCCGATCCCCCGTGAGTAGCCGGTCTCGGGCTTCTTCTGGTCCTGCGACGCATACAGGAACCCGAACGCGCCGATGATCGCGCCCGCCTTACCGGTAGCGGCAGAGATACCGTGGCATGTGGACCGGAGCCTCGCAGGGAAGATCTCGGCTGGCACAATGAAGGTTGTGCTGTTGGGGCCGAAGTTGGCGAAGAAGAAAGTGAGCCCGTAGAGCACGACGAAGCCGGTGTGGTGCCCTGGCTTCACCAAGTAGTCGTAAGGTATGGCGATTGCGAGCATGAAAATGGTCATCATGGTGAATCCCATGAGCTGGATCCAAAACCTCCCAATAATGTCGATGAAGGCGACGGTGAACCAGTAGCCGGGCACGGTGCCGCAGAGCGCGATGAGCGCTTGGGCGCGGGCGATGCGGTACAACTCCTCCAATGCATTCATAGTCTTGGCCGGCGGGATCCACCCGATCTTGGTGAAGATGTCCTTTTGGAACAGGTTCTGGCTGTAGAAGGCCACATCGAGCAGGAACCAAGTGCTTGTGGTCGCTAGCAAGTGCACCCCGTGGCGCTTCATGAACTGTCGCGAGAAGAGGCCCCAAGTATCACCAGTGGCACGCTCACCCTGCACATTCTCCTCTGAGATCTCCTTGTTGAGCACCTTGGACATGTCTGATGTGGCTTGCTTCGTGTTGCCGGCGATGAGTGCTGTGTACCGCGCAGTTTCGGGCATCTTCATGCGCCAGTAGTAGGTCAGGGCGGCCGGGATGGTGCCGAACATGACGATGATGCGCCACACGTAGTCGGCCTCCGGGCCAATGGACGCCGCGGCGTCAATGTAGAATGGCGGTGCAGGGAATGCATGTCGGAATGCGGACGAGACGATGATCGTGACAATGGTACCAAATAGGATGCCAAACCCCTGCATGGCAAACACAGCGGCGATAAAGGTGCCGCGGGTCTTCTTGTTAGCATATTCCGACATGATGGTGGCGCTCAGAGGATAGTcgccgccgacgccgaagccaagccAGAAGCGGAAGAAACATAGCGTCCCCATTACGCCCTTGGCCTCGTGTCCAAACGAGAGCCCGGACGCGATGGAGCAGAGGACCATGAGGATGAGCGTGAAGCCGTAGACGCTCTTGCGGCCGAGCTTGTCACCGAGCCAGCCGAAGAAGAGCTGGCCGGCAAGTGTGCCGCATAGGGCCACGCCGTTCACGGCGGCCGACACGTTTGCCGGGAGGTGGCCGGGCTCGTTGAGGGCAGGGTCGGTGTAGTAGATGCGCCCCAGCAGCTTGGTGACGAGGGCGATGCAGAAGAGGTCGTAGGCGTCCGTGAAGAAGCCCATGCCGGCGATCACGACCGCCTTGAAATGGTACAGTTGCGTCTTGGCAACATCGAGTGCTTTCAACACGTTGAGCTGTTCAgtcgccatggccgccggcgaTCTCTCAACTAAACTTCTGCCCCCTTCTGTACTTCTTCTGGTTCTCTCTTGTTTGTGTGCTTTGTACGGTGCTTCTAATACGTATATATAGCAGGCATAATCCAGGGTGAAGACATACAATATTGTGGTATGCCAATCCAACATTGCTAGTTGTAAGTATAAAATTGCCTATTACGGCATCGCTTACAAGTACAACGGATTGTACATATCAGGATGGTTCTTACAAAAATTATACGCAGAGTCAAATGTCTTGCCTTGAGAGCTACAGCTATGTCGGGGTACATTTCTATTATTAGAAAGATTGTTAAGAAATGCCAACTTTTAGTTTTCAGGTTTGACCTTTGAGTTTCGGTACTATAGAATTGTGGGGATAAAAATACTGAAACCAGATCATGGTTATGCTGGGAATATACCTGAAAGGAACAGAATGTACAGACACAAGCAAGCTTTGGGAGAAAAGGTCAAGATTATACGATGAGTTGTATCTTACGTTCTCCCTACTAGTACGGAACAGGTGACCTTTCTTGAAATATGGGGTTAATTTGTTCTCTCCTCGATACCTACATGGTATGCCAGGAAGAAGGTAGGCACTCTGCCAATTTCAGTAAGCCAGAGGGAAAAAAAAAAAACTTCGATGATAAATGGATATGCAGTGCTAGGTCCTGCCGACAGCCacatactttttttttctttcgtatTTCTGAGATAGCTTGTCATACTCATACAAATAAAACTTTTGagatcattttacatatataaactAATAGACATATACAGATTAAGGGTCTCGTTGGTCCACATGATACTAGAAACGCATAGCAAATATGTAGAATTGTGACACCATATAATTTTGAATTCTACATGAATATAGAACACGGGAATCTGTATAGACATTGTTTGGCTGTACCACAGGACAAATGTAAAAAAAAATCTTGAAGGATTAGGTGCATGGTGTTAAAGATGTCTTGTACTTTGTGTCATTTGACTTAAATCCTACATGAACTGAAAACAAGGGGTATGTATTAGAAGTTGTTTGGTTGTAGGTTGTAACACAGGAAACATGAAGAAATTTTCATGAAGGATATTAGGTGCATGAAATAGTTGTCACAGAAACAAAGGAAAATAACTTCAGAATTCATATTAGGTGCATGCAGCAGTCATATGTAGAACATTGGTCATCTGAAATATAAAAACTACTAAACAGTTTTTTGTAACAAGCTACTCCTAAACATATGCAGATTAAACAACAAGAGTGCAGAATTGAAAGCCGCGCTCCGTAATATTTAAATTGTTGACTTGCATCCTCCCACTTTCTTCGTTTCTCTTTGCCAAATTGCAATCGGTCCAGCGAATCACAGCTCATAATATAGCTGCGGCATTAGATCATCGTGAGAGCAGAACCTGATGTAGACAGTACTTAGCTTATTTAAGATCTTCCTGGCGGGAGAAAATTATGTGAAGATCCGAATATGCGGTGGAACCTTGCCAACTTGTCACTAGTTTGTAGTACTAATTTGCAGTGTAGACAGCCTTCACATGGTGTTGGTCTCCACGATAATACAGTCTTAATTATAAAGGGCTGCagctaaactaatataagagctgTATAAGGGTCTCCACTCCTACCATCTTAAGGCTAGCTATAAGGGTCTCCACTCCTGCCATCATACCTGTGGAACTCATGGTGTCGTAGTTTACGTGATTAAAAATATTTGGACGAACTGTATAAGAGCAAAGTCATTGATCCGGAGAGAATTTATCAAACTCTTATCTATAACAACATCTGTTATCTACAACAGCTTTAAAATAAGTAAATAGCATGGCAGCAGAACAACCACAAACTTGGTATAAGAAATGAAATTATCAATGACAGCTTAATGAAGAAATTAGTAGTGTGAGATAGCATAAATAAAGTTCCGTCCAGTCAGTGAGAATGCAAATGATCGCTCATACTACTTGATAATATTCACTAGAAGGAATCCAGAACATTTCATTTATCGATTATAGTTATCGTGATAAATATTAGAGAAATGAAAAGGACAGCTAGTTAGATAGGAATGTTTTGTGTGTAGAAATTGTAGGATGTCTGAAATTgttgttgtattgatctgaccctcaTATGGagtatatattgagtgcaatgaggAGAGAGATTTTGGAGTAGAGAGCAAGTCGTATATGTTTAATCCAATCAAAAAGGTGTGATGGCACCCGGGAGTCTAGGCACCCTCCAATCTGTCCGTCCAATGGCAATAAGATTCGTGCAGCCTCTATCCAGTTACAGACCCATTGCAGTAGCAGTGTAATTAGGCAGGCTTTTTTGCATGCGGAACCAAGTTTGGCAGGGCTAGGCTGGCAGGAGGTCATGCGGTCATGGATGAAGTGACAGCATATAGATTCTGCATGCGGCCCACCCATATCACATGACTCAAGATTGTAAGaattgaaataaataaaaggagagtGTGTGTTGCACGCAAATGGTAGGAGAGAGAGTGTGTTGCATGAAAGGTTAAGAGAGAGAGAGTTGTCTGCTGCATGCCGAGTTATTAAAAGAGAGATACTAGTGTGTTGCATGCAAGGGAGGGAGTTGCATGCAAGGTTTAGAGAGAGAGTTGTCTACTTGTCACGTTAGAATAAAACCTAACTTCTCATATCCAGACAAGTGAAGAAAAAGTGCACAGTGATGGAATGGATCCCTGCATGCAGTACAGTGGCAAGGCCCATGTGCACCAGCTGGCGCACTGCAAATTACAACAGGATAACAGAACAGAGATCAGTTCACGAGGCAGGAGAAGCAGGGGGTGTCCCGACACCCGGGAGTTGAAAATCCGTTCTCTTAATCCAATTCTATCTCTAACTCCTAATATACATCTTTAAACCCAATATATATTCTAACATTGTGTAATATATGAAGTTGCACTGCATATGTATTACtctccccgttcctaaatataagtctttttagagatttttatatggattacatacggatgtatatagacgtattttagagtatacattcactcatttttctccgtatgtagtccatattagaatCTTTGGAAAGACTTAAATT
Proteins encoded:
- the LOC123100429 gene encoding inorganic phosphate transporter 1-2-like — encoded protein: MATEQLNVLKALDVAKTQLYHFKAVVIAGMGFFTDAYDLFCIALVTKLLGRIYYTDPALNEPGHLPANVSAAVNGVALCGTLAGQLFFGWLGDKLGRKSVYGFTLILMVLCSIASGLSFGHEAKGVMGTLCFFRFWLGFGVGGDYPLSATIMSEYANKKTRGTFIAAVFAMQGFGILFGTIVTIIVSSAFRHAFPAPPFYIDAAASIGPEADYVWRIIVMFGTIPAALTYYWRMKMPETARYTALIAGNTKQATSDMSKVLNKEISEENVQGERATGDTWGLFSRQFMKRHGVHLLATTSTWFLLDVAFYSQNLFQKDIFTKIGWIPPAKTMNALEELYRIARAQALIALCGTVPGYWFTVAFIDIIGRFWIQLMGFTMMTIFMLAIAIPYDYLVKPGHHTGFVVLYGLTFFFANFGPNSTTFIVPAEIFPARLRSTCHGISAATGKAGAIIGAFGFLYASQDQKKPETGYSRGIGMRNALFVLAGTNFLGLLFSLLVPESKGKSLEELSKENVGDDDTIAPTGV